One segment of Tachyglossus aculeatus isolate mTacAcu1 chromosome 16, mTacAcu1.pri, whole genome shotgun sequence DNA contains the following:
- the DUSP12 gene encoding dual specificity protein phosphatase 12: MTRVGVVTSTDVMTCGGRGHVEGSGFKAASTWARASVRRVEPMRSDGPVEVSPGLLLGGAGAAGRPGVGAVLTVSAEEPAAPGPPGLPALWLPLNDEPRQDLLSSLDRCAAFIGRARDGGATVLVRCHAGVSRSVAVVTAFLMKTQQLSFEEAYARVRAVRPQAKMNEGFEEQLKLYEAMGCQVDTSSVIYKQYRLQKVTEKYPELRNLPREVFAADPNAESPGLRAETLYRCRKCRRALFRSSSILGHPGGSGAVAFAHKKKTPVYLPDRAGPVSCTSHFVEPVQWMEAALLGVMDGQLLCPKCGAKLGSFSWCGERCSCGSWVTPAFQVHKNRVDEARALPARGPPAGSPGACPP, encoded by the exons ATGACGCGAGTGGGCGTGGTCACATCGACGGACGTGATGACGTGTGGTGGGCGTGGCCACGTCGAGGGGAGTGGCTTTAAAGCCGCGTCCACGTGGGCGCGGGCGTCAGTCCGGCGGGTGGAGCCGATGCGGTCGGACGGTCCGGTGGAGGTGTCCCCGGGGCTGCTCctcggcggggcgggggcggcggggcggccggGGGTCGGGGCGGTGCTCACCGTGTCCGCGGAGGagcccgccgcccccggccccccgggtcTGCCCGCCCTGTGGCTGCCCCTGAACGACGAGCCCCGCCAGGACCTGCTCAGCAGCCTGGACCGCTGCGCCGCCTTCATCGGGCGGGCCCGGGACGGAGGAGCCACCGTGCTCGTCCGCTG CCATGCAGGGGTCAGTCGGAGCGTGGCCGTGGTGACCGCCTTCCTCATGAAGACGCAGCAGCTCAGCTTCGAAGAGGCCTACGCCAGGGTTCGGGCCGTGAGACCCCAGGCCAA AATGAACGAGGGCTTTGAAGAGCAGCTGAAGCTATATGAGGCCATGGGCTGTCAAGTGGACACTTCCAGCGTAATTTACAAGCAGTATCGTCTGCAAAAGGTCACGGAGAAATACCCTG AGCTGCGGAATTTGCCTCGGGAAGTATTTGCAGCCGACCCAAATGCCGAATCCCCAGGTCTGAGAGCGGAGACCCTCTACAGATGTAGAAAGTGCAG GCGGGCCCTGTTTCGCAGCTCTAGCATTTTGGGGCACCCCGGCGGCAGCGGGGCCGTGGCCTTTGCCCACAAGAAGAAGACGCCAGTCTACCTGCCGGACAGGGCGGGCCCCGTCTCTTGCACGTCGCACTTCGTGGAGCCGGTGCAGTGGATGGAGGCCGCGCTGCTcggggtgatggatggacag CTGCTGTGCCCCAAGTGCGGCGCCAAGCTGGGCTCCTTCAGCTGGTGCGGGGAGCGGTGTTCCTGCGGCTCCTGGGTCACGCCCGCCTTCCAGGTCCACAAGAACCGTGTGGACGAGGCCAGGGCACTGCCCGCTCGGGGCCCACCCGCCGGGAGCCCCGGAGCCTGCCCGCCTTGA